One region of Tumebacillus amylolyticus genomic DNA includes:
- a CDS encoding S-layer homology domain-containing protein, with the protein MRMFRGKALPILLALTVAAPVQSFWLTPSAHAEGPTDAAPYLNAKVVNDNAGKKVLFDNSHGETSGAADWVIDGGFSDFGNALANAGFYVKELRKSTPITLADLQPYDVFVVAEAQFPFKPAEQQAILDYVNQGGSIFFVADHYNADRNKNRWDGSEVFNGYRRGAWADPAKGMTTEEANSAAMTGVQSSDWLANNFGVRFRYNALGDINANNIVAPEQAFGITQGVTAVAMHAGATLAITDPNKAKGLVYLPTTNEKWASAVDQGVYNGGGVAEGAFSAISKVGLGKAAFIGDSSPIEDATPKYLKEENGGTKTTYDGWKEVDDALYFTNLVNWLGKKESYTSLSEVAGLELDQPTPTLPMEDPATSTEPQAEPWAAPSAGYKWWDASTYKPGSYGSTVAAPVVATYSTTHQATLPNAEDFQIRIVVDNMIPYSTLSNFSLGIYLTGGTQVGYVNTDGTWPAAPGYSSPFSVTADSTGHGTKDLSIRIKANTIGSASMRLKQGSNNLKTEAVNIDNVPAEPLPEIAQPALPDKISISAARAKGENQLVTVEGVVTTAPGSFGGQAFYMQDATGGVYVFQSTTGFQVGDIVSVTAGTSLYNNELELASPTKIEKTGTAEVPAPAVVTSLSNDNQGQLVTLKDASISNIIAATPTGSFEFDATTANGVTHVRVDARTGLVQTAFPYTDGQKVDITGISAIFKDAFQLKPRGLTDFTAVTTPVDPTIPVDPTPVDPTIPVDPTIPVDPTPVDPTPVDPTPVDPTPVPSKPTPVPQEDKLVTKGEGKAVINETKFEQVITEALKSGNKVTVDLTGQGNLTELNAKAFQALLDQHSESVLQLKTDVATVSLPAADVKKAIEKLGLALDNSKVSVNVTKLDETAALDATAKLNKSALSLMNPFSIQVSVAGTDGKSVNLDQVFKPTVTLPSTASTVASTHLAGVMIDPKTKDVYPVPTLFNTADGSVQATFQKQNSNFIYTVVQNDTSFADVAADSYALNAINTLANKFVVSGVSDTTFEPNAQINRADFATLLVRALGIAPSTASSTFKDVAGDSYYAANVETARELGLIAGYEDGTFRPNQEISREEMAVMIYRALQLTGTAQDLTDTQKTQNLANFQDNGTISDWAKEAAAYAISAGIIQGTDAGRFSPNQQADRAQSATILFRTLSTMNYLN; encoded by the coding sequence ATGAGAATGTTTCGTGGAAAAGCTTTACCGATTTTGTTAGCGCTGACGGTCGCGGCACCGGTGCAATCCTTCTGGTTGACTCCGTCCGCCCACGCAGAGGGTCCGACCGATGCGGCTCCGTACCTCAACGCGAAAGTCGTCAATGACAACGCGGGCAAGAAAGTATTGTTCGACAACTCGCACGGCGAAACGTCCGGCGCGGCCGACTGGGTCATCGACGGCGGCTTCTCCGATTTCGGCAACGCGTTGGCGAACGCAGGCTTCTATGTAAAAGAACTGCGCAAGAGCACGCCGATCACGTTGGCCGATCTGCAACCGTATGACGTGTTCGTCGTCGCGGAAGCACAGTTCCCGTTTAAACCGGCCGAACAACAAGCGATCCTCGACTACGTAAACCAAGGCGGCTCGATCTTCTTCGTCGCCGACCATTACAACGCCGACCGCAACAAAAACCGCTGGGACGGCTCGGAAGTCTTCAACGGCTACCGTCGCGGCGCATGGGCCGATCCGGCGAAAGGCATGACCACGGAAGAAGCAAATTCGGCTGCCATGACCGGCGTTCAGAGTTCCGACTGGTTGGCGAACAACTTCGGTGTCCGCTTCCGCTACAATGCTCTCGGCGACATCAACGCGAACAACATCGTGGCGCCGGAGCAAGCGTTTGGAATTACGCAGGGCGTTACCGCCGTCGCGATGCATGCGGGCGCAACGCTTGCGATTACGGACCCAAACAAAGCCAAAGGTCTCGTCTACCTCCCGACCACCAACGAAAAATGGGCCAGCGCAGTTGACCAAGGCGTCTACAACGGCGGCGGCGTGGCAGAAGGTGCCTTCTCTGCAATCTCCAAAGTAGGTCTTGGCAAGGCAGCTTTCATCGGGGACTCCTCTCCGATCGAAGACGCAACGCCGAAGTACCTGAAGGAAGAAAACGGCGGGACCAAGACGACCTACGATGGGTGGAAGGAAGTGGACGACGCGCTCTACTTCACCAACCTCGTGAACTGGCTTGGGAAAAAGGAAAGCTACACGTCGTTGTCAGAAGTTGCGGGTTTGGAGTTGGATCAACCGACGCCGACACTGCCGATGGAAGACCCGGCGACTTCGACCGAACCGCAAGCTGAACCTTGGGCGGCACCGAGTGCAGGCTACAAGTGGTGGGATGCTTCTACGTACAAGCCGGGATCTTACGGCTCAACCGTTGCAGCGCCTGTCGTTGCGACCTACTCCACGACGCACCAAGCAACTCTGCCGAATGCAGAGGACTTCCAAATTCGCATCGTCGTCGATAACATGATTCCGTATTCCACGCTGAGCAATTTCAGCTTGGGCATTTATCTGACCGGGGGTACCCAAGTCGGGTACGTGAACACCGACGGAACGTGGCCGGCAGCACCGGGCTATAGTTCTCCGTTCTCGGTGACGGCAGATTCGACGGGACACGGAACCAAAGACTTGTCCATCCGCATCAAGGCGAACACGATTGGTTCAGCGTCGATGCGTTTGAAACAAGGGAGCAACAACTTGAAAACCGAAGCGGTCAACATCGACAACGTTCCGGCTGAACCGCTTCCGGAGATCGCACAACCGGCGCTTCCGGACAAAATCTCCATCTCGGCGGCACGTGCCAAGGGCGAGAACCAACTGGTGACCGTCGAAGGCGTCGTCACGACCGCTCCGGGCAGCTTCGGCGGCCAAGCGTTCTATATGCAGGATGCAACGGGCGGCGTGTATGTGTTCCAAAGCACCACGGGCTTCCAAGTCGGGGACATCGTTTCTGTAACCGCAGGTACGTCCCTTTACAACAACGAATTGGAACTTGCTTCCCCGACGAAAATCGAGAAGACCGGCACGGCGGAAGTTCCTGCTCCGGCTGTCGTTACCTCGCTTAGCAACGACAACCAAGGTCAACTCGTCACGTTGAAAGACGCAAGTATTTCGAATATCATCGCAGCGACACCGACCGGCTCGTTTGAGTTCGACGCAACGACCGCCAACGGTGTGACCCACGTCCGTGTGGACGCACGCACCGGTTTGGTACAGACGGCATTCCCGTACACAGACGGTCAAAAAGTCGACATCACCGGCATCTCCGCGATTTTCAAAGATGCATTCCAACTGAAACCGCGCGGCCTGACCGATTTCACAGCAGTGACCACCCCGGTGGACCCGACGATCCCGGTAGATCCGACCCCGGTAGACCCGACGATCCCAGTAGACCCAACGATCCCGGTAGATCCGACCCCGGTAGACCCAACTCCGGTAGACCCAACTCCGGTAGACCCAACTCCGGTACCGTCTAAACCGACTCCGGTACCGCAAGAGGACAAATTGGTCACCAAGGGTGAGGGCAAAGCCGTCATCAACGAAACCAAGTTCGAGCAAGTCATCACCGAAGCCTTGAAAAGCGGCAACAAAGTCACCGTCGACCTCACCGGCCAAGGCAACCTGACCGAACTCAATGCCAAAGCATTCCAAGCTCTGCTCGACCAACATTCCGAATCGGTCCTGCAACTCAAGACCGACGTTGCAACCGTTTCGCTCCCGGCTGCTGACGTCAAAAAAGCGATCGAGAAACTCGGCCTCGCGCTCGACAACTCGAAAGTCTCCGTCAACGTCACCAAATTGGACGAGACTGCTGCTCTCGACGCAACCGCCAAACTGAACAAGTCCGCACTCTCGCTCATGAACCCGTTCTCCATCCAAGTCTCCGTCGCAGGTACAGACGGCAAGTCTGTCAACCTCGACCAAGTCTTCAAACCGACCGTAACCCTGCCGTCCACCGCTTCCACCGTGGCAAGCACCCACCTCGCAGGCGTCATGATCGACCCGAAAACCAAGGACGTGTACCCGGTTCCGACCCTGTTCAACACCGCAGACGGTTCCGTCCAAGCGACCTTCCAAAAGCAAAACAGCAACTTCATCTACACCGTCGTCCAAAACGACACCTCGTTCGCAGACGTCGCAGCCGATTCCTACGCATTGAATGCGATCAACACCCTCGCAAACAAATTCGTCGTCTCCGGCGTCTCCGACACAACGTTCGAACCGAACGCTCAAATTAACCGCGCCGACTTCGCCACCCTGCTGGTGCGCGCACTCGGCATTGCACCGAGCACCGCCTCTTCGACGTTCAAGGACGTCGCAGGCGACTCCTACTACGCAGCAAACGTGGAAACCGCTCGTGAACTCGGCCTGATCGCCGGCTACGAAGACGGAACCTTCCGCCCGAACCAAGAGATCTCCCGTGAAGAGATGGCCGTCATGATCTACCGCGCCCTGCAACTGACCGGCACCGCGCAAGACCTGACCGACACTCAGAAGACGCAGAACCTCGCGAACTTCCAAGACAACGGCACCATCTCCGACTGGGCGAAGGAAGCGGCAGCGTATGCGATCTCTGCAGGCATCATCCAAGGCACCGATGCAGGCCGGTTCTCTCCGAACCAGCAAGCAGACCGCGCCCAGAGCGCAACGATTCTGTTCCGCACGCTTTCGACCATGAATTACCTCAATTAG
- a CDS encoding OmpL47-type beta-barrel domain-containing protein, which produces MKLLRLATSALLALTLTVPLIPTAAVHAEGPNDPAPVINPKVTNENNGKKILFDNTHGQTAGAADWVIDGGFSDFANGLAGAGYTVTELRKTTPITLADLQPYDVFIIGEANNPYKVSEQQAMIQYVQGGGSIFFIADHYNADRNKNRWDASEVMNGFRRGAWDDPAKGMSTEERNSAPMQNVQSSDWLATNFGVRFRYNALGDIDATNIVPPAQSFGITQGVGAVAMHAGATLAIIDPKKAKGLVYLPQTNQSWANAVDQGVYSGGGVPEGPFSAIAKVGGGKAAFIGDSSPIEDATPKYVREENGKAKTTYDGWKEANDATYFVNLVNWLAKKETYTSLDQVAGLQLDQPTALLPIETPQQTTEPAAEPWAPPESGYKWYDPTTFKAGSYGSSQAPAVNPTYSTVKQATLPNNGQEFPIRIVADSLTPGATLSNFNIGIYLTGGTQIGMVQNPDGTYPTSYGYSPSFSLTADGFGHATRDLTVKLKPGSTGTASLRLRQGSNALKTETVTLGDVPAEALPKDQPPIPAKVTIAEARKSAANSIVTVEGVITTQPGIFGNQAFYLQDDTGGLYVFQNTAGFNAGDRVQISAPIVPYNNELELSTPIHMEKTGTANLPARTVITALNDQNQGQQVTLQNVIIKNIVSAAPTGSFEFDAVNAAGETNHVRVDARTGLTQTAFPYSEGQMVNVSGVSSIYKTGYLLRVTSPNDFERVDSTPPVTAFGLSGTPSANGWFRQDVTVTLTPTDDESGVARTEYQLTPGEAFTPYTAPIVLSGEGTTTVSYRSVDNKGNVEASKTITVKIDKTAPTLTLEQNGGPAVHNVMIDGTVGFKLTGTDTGSGVASQTLLLDDTKLTSISETSAMQLGLGAHRVSATVTDNAGNVAEQNVTFLIETSIPTIKNLTAQLQNQNEIKNQGIRTSIDAKLDTAQKFLDKGDKTQAAQHLQQLKDDLNNNAANGNVTPNAAKILNANIDYLLSR; this is translated from the coding sequence GTGAAGTTGCTACGGCTCGCTACATCGGCGTTGCTTGCTCTGACGCTGACCGTCCCGCTGATTCCCACTGCCGCTGTTCACGCAGAGGGCCCGAACGATCCGGCGCCCGTCATCAACCCGAAAGTCACCAACGAGAACAACGGCAAGAAAATCCTCTTTGACAACACGCACGGCCAGACGGCCGGAGCGGCAGACTGGGTCATCGACGGAGGCTTCTCCGATTTTGCCAACGGTCTTGCGGGCGCAGGGTACACGGTCACAGAACTGCGCAAAACCACTCCGATCACGCTCGCCGATCTCCAACCCTATGACGTGTTTATCATCGGCGAAGCGAACAACCCTTACAAAGTATCGGAACAGCAAGCCATGATCCAATACGTGCAAGGCGGCGGCTCGATCTTCTTCATCGCCGACCACTACAACGCGGACCGCAACAAAAACCGCTGGGATGCCTCTGAAGTCATGAACGGCTTCCGACGCGGCGCTTGGGACGATCCGGCGAAAGGCATGAGCACGGAGGAACGCAACTCGGCACCGATGCAAAACGTGCAGAGTTCCGACTGGCTCGCAACGAACTTCGGCGTGCGATTCCGCTACAACGCGCTGGGCGATATCGACGCGACGAACATCGTCCCGCCCGCGCAATCGTTCGGGATCACGCAGGGCGTTGGAGCTGTCGCCATGCACGCAGGTGCCACCCTGGCCATTATCGATCCGAAAAAAGCAAAGGGTCTCGTCTACTTGCCGCAAACCAACCAATCGTGGGCGAATGCAGTTGACCAAGGCGTCTATTCGGGCGGCGGTGTACCGGAGGGTCCGTTCTCTGCCATCGCCAAAGTAGGAGGGGGCAAGGCCGCATTTATCGGCGACTCCTCTCCCATCGAAGACGCGACACCGAAGTACGTCCGCGAAGAAAACGGCAAAGCAAAAACCACCTACGACGGGTGGAAAGAGGCGAACGACGCCACCTACTTCGTCAACTTGGTGAACTGGCTTGCGAAAAAAGAAACCTACACCTCCCTCGACCAAGTCGCAGGGCTTCAACTCGACCAGCCGACGGCGTTGCTCCCCATCGAGACTCCGCAGCAGACGACCGAACCGGCTGCCGAACCGTGGGCCCCGCCTGAGTCGGGTTATAAATGGTACGATCCGACGACTTTCAAAGCGGGCTCCTACGGCTCCTCGCAAGCGCCGGCCGTCAACCCGACATACTCGACCGTCAAGCAAGCCACTCTGCCGAACAACGGGCAGGAGTTCCCGATTCGTATCGTTGCCGACTCCCTCACGCCGGGCGCGACGCTCAGCAATTTCAACATCGGCATCTATCTCACGGGCGGGACGCAGATCGGCATGGTCCAAAACCCGGACGGCACCTATCCGACCAGTTATGGATACAGCCCGTCGTTCTCGCTGACAGCAGACGGATTTGGACATGCGACCCGCGATCTGACCGTCAAACTCAAACCGGGCTCAACCGGAACCGCATCTCTGCGTCTGCGCCAAGGTTCCAACGCGCTCAAAACCGAGACCGTCACGCTGGGTGACGTTCCGGCAGAAGCACTGCCCAAAGACCAACCGCCGATCCCGGCGAAAGTTACGATTGCCGAAGCGCGCAAATCGGCGGCGAACTCGATCGTCACCGTCGAAGGTGTGATTACGACCCAACCGGGCATCTTCGGCAACCAAGCGTTCTATCTCCAAGACGACACAGGCGGCTTGTACGTGTTCCAAAACACGGCGGGCTTCAACGCGGGGGACCGTGTGCAGATTTCGGCTCCCATCGTGCCGTACAACAACGAACTCGAACTCTCCACCCCGATTCATATGGAAAAAACGGGCACAGCCAACCTGCCCGCCCGAACGGTCATCACCGCGCTGAATGACCAGAACCAAGGCCAACAAGTCACCTTGCAAAACGTCATCATCAAAAACATCGTTTCTGCTGCGCCGACAGGGTCGTTCGAATTCGACGCCGTGAACGCGGCAGGTGAGACCAACCATGTCCGAGTCGATGCTCGTACAGGACTTACGCAAACGGCGTTCCCGTACAGCGAAGGTCAAATGGTCAACGTCTCCGGCGTATCTTCCATCTACAAAACGGGCTATCTCTTGCGCGTGACCTCGCCCAACGACTTTGAACGAGTCGACTCGACTCCGCCGGTCACCGCGTTTGGGCTCTCCGGCACGCCGAGTGCAAACGGCTGGTTCCGCCAAGACGTCACCGTCACGCTGACCCCCACAGACGACGAAAGCGGCGTCGCTCGCACGGAGTACCAACTGACTCCGGGTGAAGCGTTCACGCCGTACACAGCTCCCATCGTCCTGAGCGGGGAAGGTACGACGACCGTCTCGTATCGCTCCGTCGACAACAAAGGCAACGTCGAAGCGTCCAAAACCATCACCGTCAAAATTGACAAGACCGCACCGACCCTGACGCTGGAACAAAACGGCGGCCCTGCGGTACACAACGTCATGATCGACGGAACGGTTGGATTCAAGCTGACAGGCACAGACACCGGCTCCGGTGTTGCGTCCCAAACCCTGTTGCTCGACGACACCAAGCTCACTTCGATCTCGGAGACGAGTGCGATGCAACTGGGTCTTGGCGCACACCGCGTCTCGGCGACCGTCACAGACAACGCGGGCAACGTCGCCGAGCAAAACGTCACGTTCCTGATCGAAACCAGCATCCCGACGATCAAGAATCTCACGGCGCAGCTCCAAAACCAAAACGAGATCAAAAACCAAGGCATCCGCACTTCCATCGACGCCAAGTTGGACACCGCCCAAAAGTTCCTCGACAAAGGGGACAAAACCCAAGCAGCCCAACACCTGCAACAACTGAAGGACGACTTGAACAACAACGCCGCCAACGGCAACGTCACGCCAAACGCCGCGAAGATCCTGAACGCCAACATCGACTATCTGCTCAGCCGCTAG
- a CDS encoding carboxypeptidase M32, with protein MSANTVEKFNALVKRMKQIEEATAVLIWDLRTGAPKKGVEQRSEVIGMLSGDVFKLSISEEMGQYLEVLTQSDVMESLDEITRESVLERKKEYDRSLKIPPQKYQDYVILTAKAEYAWQEAKANNDFDSFRPYLEEIVATLGEFIELWGYGKDKYDTLLDQYEPGMTVAKIDEIFLPLRERTVALVKLIADKEQVRRDFLNQAFPKADQREFCEFILRQLGYDFEAGRLDESSHPFAIGLNPGDVRVTTRFRADDMQSSLFGTIHECGHAMYEQNISGDLVNTYLATGASMGIHESQSRFWENMIGRSLEFWNRYYQDLTERFPEQFAGVSVEEFYRAINLVEPSLIRVDADELTYNLHIMIRYEMEKDLINGVITVADLPRIWNEKMEEYLGVRPDNDTNGVLQDIHWAGGAFGYFATYSLGNIYAAQLEAAISREIPKYKELVAAGDLTELKAWLTDKVYRHGKALKPAEIIYRATGEEINAKYLIQYLESKYQSIYKI; from the coding sequence ATGTCCGCAAACACCGTCGAAAAATTCAACGCGCTCGTCAAGCGCATGAAGCAAATCGAAGAAGCAACCGCCGTCCTGATCTGGGACTTGCGCACAGGCGCTCCGAAAAAAGGCGTTGAGCAACGCTCCGAAGTCATCGGAATGCTCTCCGGTGACGTCTTCAAACTGAGCATCTCCGAAGAGATGGGCCAATACCTGGAAGTCCTGACCCAATCGGACGTCATGGAGTCCCTCGACGAGATCACCCGCGAGTCCGTGCTTGAACGCAAGAAGGAATACGATCGCTCGCTTAAGATCCCGCCGCAGAAGTACCAAGACTACGTCATCCTCACCGCCAAAGCCGAGTACGCATGGCAAGAAGCGAAAGCCAACAACGACTTCGACTCGTTCCGTCCGTACTTGGAAGAGATCGTCGCTACGCTTGGCGAGTTCATCGAACTGTGGGGCTATGGCAAGGACAAGTACGACACGCTGCTCGACCAATACGAGCCGGGCATGACCGTCGCCAAAATCGACGAGATCTTCCTCCCGCTGCGTGAGCGCACCGTCGCTCTCGTCAAACTCATCGCCGACAAGGAACAAGTTCGTCGCGACTTCCTCAACCAAGCCTTCCCGAAAGCAGACCAGCGCGAATTCTGCGAGTTCATCTTGCGCCAACTCGGCTATGATTTCGAAGCGGGTCGCCTCGATGAAAGCTCGCACCCGTTTGCGATCGGCCTCAACCCGGGCGACGTTCGCGTCACCACCCGATTCCGTGCGGACGACATGCAATCTTCGCTGTTTGGCACGATCCACGAGTGCGGTCATGCGATGTACGAACAGAACATCTCCGGCGACCTCGTCAACACCTACCTCGCGACGGGCGCATCGATGGGCATTCATGAATCGCAATCGCGTTTCTGGGAGAACATGATTGGCAGAAGCCTTGAATTCTGGAATCGGTACTACCAAGACCTCACCGAGCGTTTCCCGGAGCAGTTCGCGGGCGTTTCCGTCGAGGAATTCTATCGTGCGATCAACCTCGTCGAGCCGTCTCTGATTCGTGTCGACGCAGACGAATTGACCTACAACCTGCACATCATGATCCGCTACGAGATGGAGAAAGACCTGATCAACGGCGTGATTACCGTCGCCGACCTCCCGCGCATCTGGAATGAGAAAATGGAGGAGTACCTCGGCGTCCGTCCGGACAACGACACCAACGGCGTTCTGCAAGACATCCACTGGGCGGGCGGCGCGTTTGGATACTTCGCGACTTATTCGCTCGGCAACATCTACGCGGCACAATTGGAAGCGGCGATCTCCCGCGAGATCCCGAAATACAAGGAACTCGTCGCAGCGGGCGACCTGACCGAACTCAAAGCGTGGCTGACCGATAAAGTGTATCGTCACGGTAAAGCACTTAAACCGGCAGAGATCATTTACCGCGCTACCGGCGAAGAAATCAACGCGAAATACCTGATCCAATACCTCGAAAGTAAGTACCAATCCATTTACAAAATCTAA
- a CDS encoding cold-shock protein has translation MQQGTVKWFNAEKGYGFISVEGGEDVFVHYSAIQGDGFKTLEEGQTVNFDIVQGNRGAQAANVTKA, from the coding sequence ATGCAACAAGGTACTGTAAAATGGTTCAACGCTGAAAAAGGCTACGGTTTCATCTCCGTTGAAGGCGGCGAAGACGTCTTCGTACACTACTCCGCAATCCAAGGCGATGGCTTCAAGACCCTCGAAGAAGGCCAAACCGTGAACTTCGATATTGTACAAGGCAACCGTGGCGCTCAAGCTGCGAACGTCACCAAAGCGTAA
- a CDS encoding amidase domain-containing protein — MKKALLAVLVAGAVLGTAATAGSASAASLSPADVVKATLVDRSAALQGSNFIAGDALDMHYNVASSKLKAHEQQRVQGLRKQLQATWPGKIVSIKSTPSIADTTVNGKTATVKAYDEMEIVWIPFNDDHTETLVAKGPNGEITSKFGTWHDVTLSNDGNNWSIQADSYDEGPGLTKSPDYVAPKASPLDSYQPTSLNQPGATSQPYTLYSWTYNHQAAANYADTYWSSYNSGYKNFNSVGGDCANFVSQSLRAGGQPDDGSWYYRNNGGSTADDAWTYAWVNNQGLRDWARNTSRGIAYTDYSQLMVGDIVNYDWDWNGTYDHVTIIVQAGANALIDSHNNDRYHVPYNYGSSQGMSFTHLYTWP; from the coding sequence ATGAAAAAAGCACTTCTGGCAGTGCTCGTCGCAGGTGCCGTTCTGGGTACCGCTGCAACGGCCGGCTCTGCGTCCGCTGCGAGTCTGTCTCCGGCCGATGTGGTCAAAGCCACACTGGTCGATCGTTCCGCCGCTTTGCAAGGAAGCAACTTCATTGCCGGCGATGCGTTGGACATGCACTACAACGTTGCTTCTTCGAAGCTGAAAGCGCATGAGCAACAACGCGTGCAAGGGCTGCGCAAACAACTGCAAGCCACTTGGCCGGGCAAGATCGTCTCGATCAAGTCCACGCCGAGCATCGCCGACACCACCGTCAACGGCAAGACGGCGACCGTCAAAGCGTACGACGAGATGGAGATCGTCTGGATTCCGTTCAACGACGACCATACCGAAACCCTCGTCGCCAAAGGCCCGAACGGCGAGATCACCTCGAAGTTCGGCACTTGGCATGACGTGACCCTGAGCAACGACGGCAACAACTGGTCGATTCAAGCGGACTCCTATGACGAAGGCCCGGGCCTTACCAAGTCCCCGGACTATGTTGCACCGAAAGCAAGCCCGCTCGACTCTTACCAACCGACGTCTTTGAACCAACCGGGAGCTACTTCGCAACCGTACACGCTCTACTCATGGACGTACAACCACCAAGCGGCTGCGAACTACGCAGATACCTATTGGTCTTCCTACAACAGCGGGTACAAAAACTTCAACTCGGTCGGCGGCGACTGTGCGAACTTCGTGTCGCAATCCCTGCGCGCCGGCGGCCAACCGGACGACGGGTCTTGGTACTACCGCAACAACGGCGGCTCCACCGCAGACGATGCGTGGACGTACGCCTGGGTCAACAACCAAGGCCTGCGCGATTGGGCACGCAACACGTCGCGCGGCATCGCCTACACCGACTACTCCCAACTGATGGTCGGCGACATCGTCAACTACGACTGGGATTGGAACGGCACGTATGACCATGTCACGATCATCGTCCAAGCGGGTGCCAACGCGCTGATCGACTCCCACAACAACGACCGCTACCACGTGCCTTACAACTACGGCTCTTCCCAAGGCATGAGCTTCACCCACCTCTACACCTGGCCGTAA
- a CDS encoding MDR family MFS transporter: MSQPKMPNRGLIIFAMALGMFMASLDNTIVSTAMPTVVSELGRLDIFSWVFSAYLLTSTTFIPIFGKLADLYGKKQFYLFGVAVFVLGSLLSGMAESMNQLIAFRALQGFGAAAMMPITYAMLYESFPKEQRGKMQGIFSAIFGLSSAIGPTIGGYFTDYLSWHWIFYVNIPIGLFAFLIILGLYKNIKVRDTSQKIVIDYLGSFTLTLSILSLMYALASAGRQYEWGSWQIVSLLSAAVVLLIVFLFVEKRAKDPIIPLYLFRKNGVVSSNFTAFLMGAVLLGASSYIPLFIQGVIGGSASKAGDLVTPMMFGLIFGSGACGALMQRMPYRPIQIGASLVMIVGAWMLSQLNVDTSNSYVVYAMIVLGLGLGPLFPIPIAMMQGSVNEDQVSIASSLITFFRNIGMAMGISFLSIIVNTKLSNTTDAAFQNATLPPQQLALLKDPHSIFSEQGRQMIPADIFHKLQVALSDGVDLVFWACLFIAVGCLILGFVAGNHSELSYQKRKAAKQQGSQSM; the protein is encoded by the coding sequence ATGAGTCAACCGAAAATGCCCAATCGAGGGCTGATCATCTTCGCGATGGCGCTGGGGATGTTCATGGCTTCGTTGGACAACACGATCGTTTCCACGGCGATGCCGACGGTCGTCTCCGAACTCGGGCGGCTGGACATCTTCTCATGGGTCTTCTCCGCGTACTTGCTGACCTCCACCACGTTTATCCCGATCTTCGGTAAGCTCGCAGACCTGTATGGCAAGAAACAATTCTACTTGTTCGGCGTCGCGGTCTTCGTACTCGGCTCCTTGCTCTCCGGCATGGCAGAGTCGATGAACCAACTGATTGCGTTCCGCGCCTTGCAAGGCTTCGGGGCGGCGGCGATGATGCCGATCACGTACGCGATGCTCTACGAATCGTTCCCCAAGGAACAACGGGGCAAGATGCAGGGCATTTTCTCGGCGATCTTCGGTCTCTCCTCCGCGATTGGACCGACGATTGGCGGCTACTTCACAGATTACCTCTCCTGGCACTGGATCTTCTACGTCAACATTCCCATCGGTTTGTTCGCCTTCCTCATCATCCTCGGCCTCTACAAAAACATCAAGGTTCGCGATACCTCCCAAAAAATTGTCATCGACTACCTCGGCTCTTTCACCCTGACCCTTTCCATCTTGTCTCTCATGTACGCATTGGCTTCTGCAGGTCGTCAGTACGAGTGGGGCTCTTGGCAGATCGTCTCGCTGCTGTCCGCAGCCGTCGTTCTGCTCATCGTCTTCCTGTTCGTTGAAAAACGGGCCAAGGACCCGATCATCCCGCTCTACCTGTTCCGCAAAAACGGCGTTGTTTCGTCGAACTTCACGGCGTTCCTCATGGGAGCGGTGTTGCTCGGAGCTTCGTCCTACATTCCGCTGTTCATCCAAGGGGTTATCGGCGGCTCCGCATCCAAAGCGGGCGACTTGGTGACTCCGATGATGTTCGGTCTCATCTTCGGCTCCGGCGCTTGCGGTGCGTTGATGCAACGCATGCCGTACCGTCCGATCCAAATCGGCGCTTCGCTCGTCATGATTGTGGGCGCTTGGATGCTGTCTCAATTGAATGTAGACACGTCGAACTCGTATGTCGTCTACGCGATGATCGTGTTGGGTCTGGGCCTTGGGCCGCTGTTCCCGATTCCGATTGCGATGATGCAAGGTTCGGTAAACGAAGACCAAGTATCGATTGCGTCTTCGCTGATCACCTTCTTCCGCAACATCGGGATGGCGATGGGCATTTCCTTCCTCTCGATCATCGTCAACACCAAACTGTCCAACACGACCGATGCCGCGTTCCAGAACGCAACGCTTCCGCCGCAACAGCTCGCTCTGCTCAAAGACCCGCACTCGATCTTCTCGGAGCAAGGCCGTCAGATGATTCCGGCAGATATCTTCCACAAACTCCAAGTCGCGCTGAGCGACGGAGTCGATCTGGTCTTCTGGGCGTGTCTGTTCATCGCCGTCGGCTGTCTGATCTTGGGCTTCGTTGCGGGGAACCACTCCGAACTGAGCTACCAAAAGCGCAAAGCCGCTAAGCAACAAGGCAGCCAATCGATGTGA